The Hymenobacter sp. GOD-10R genome includes a window with the following:
- the ilvA gene encoding threonine ammonia-lyase IlvA, producing the protein MENEVAPVTAAVSLEQVEKAARLLKGVIYKTPLLQNLGLSRTYEANVYLKREDLQVVRSYKIRGAYNKMATLPPIDGAREIVCASAGNHAQGVAYACHSLQLPGYIFMPANTPAQKVDKVRLFGKDQVEVVLTGNTFDEAFQAAKKFCDSRGSTFIHPFDDPAVVAGQATVGLEILKIATAPIDYCFMPIGGGGLASGVASVFKQMSPHTKLIGVQPEGAPSMHKAYYDRQHGALTQIDSFVDGAAVKCPGLLTYEICRELLDEIVLVPEGLVCQDLLKLYNEEGIVVEPAGVLSISALSQYKDEIKGKNVVCVVSGSNNDITRMEDIKERAMKYQGLKHYFMVTFNQQPGALRSFVNNVLLPEDDIIHFQYIKKNNKEKGPVFVGIEVKHSGDEEGIKARMLEEGFSFEYLNGKPDFLALLV; encoded by the coding sequence ATGGAAAATGAAGTAGCCCCGGTAACGGCAGCCGTTAGTTTGGAGCAAGTAGAAAAGGCGGCACGGCTGCTGAAAGGCGTCATTTACAAGACGCCTTTGCTGCAAAACCTAGGTTTGTCGCGCACCTACGAGGCCAATGTGTACCTGAAGCGGGAAGACCTGCAAGTCGTGCGTTCCTACAAGATTCGAGGTGCCTACAACAAGATGGCGACGTTGCCGCCGATTGATGGCGCCCGCGAAATTGTATGTGCCAGCGCCGGTAATCACGCCCAAGGTGTCGCCTACGCCTGCCACTCGCTCCAGCTGCCGGGGTATATTTTCATGCCGGCCAACACACCGGCGCAAAAGGTTGACAAAGTTCGCCTGTTCGGCAAAGACCAAGTTGAAGTGGTGCTCACCGGCAACACGTTCGACGAAGCTTTTCAAGCAGCCAAGAAGTTCTGCGACAGCCGCGGCAGCACGTTCATCCATCCCTTCGACGATCCGGCCGTGGTGGCCGGGCAGGCTACGGTGGGACTGGAAATTCTGAAAATCGCTACCGCGCCCATTGACTATTGCTTTATGCCCATCGGGGGCGGCGGCCTAGCTTCGGGCGTGGCGAGCGTGTTCAAGCAGATGAGCCCACACACCAAGCTCATCGGGGTGCAGCCAGAAGGCGCGCCTTCCATGCACAAGGCCTATTACGACCGTCAGCACGGCGCCCTTACCCAAATCGACAGCTTCGTGGACGGCGCGGCTGTGAAGTGCCCCGGCCTGCTGACCTACGAAATCTGCCGCGAGCTGCTCGACGAAATCGTGCTGGTGCCGGAAGGCCTTGTTTGCCAAGACTTGCTTAAACTCTACAACGAGGAAGGCATCGTGGTGGAGCCGGCAGGCGTGCTCAGCATTTCGGCGCTAAGCCAGTACAAAGACGAAATCAAGGGCAAGAACGTGGTGTGCGTGGTTAGTGGCTCCAATAACGATATCACCCGCATGGAGGATATCAAGGAGCGCGCCATGAAGTATCAGGGCTTGAAGCACTATTTCATGGTGACCTTCAACCAACAGCCCGGCGCCCTGCGCAGCTTCGTGAACAACGTGCTGCTGCCCGAAGATGACATCATCCACTTTCAGTATATCAAGAAGAATAACAAGGAGAAAGGCCCTGTGTTCGTCGGTATTGAGGTGAAGCATTCCGGCGACGAAGAAGGCATCAAGGCCCGCATGCTGGAGGAAGGCTTCTCGTTTGAATACCTGAACGGCAAGCCTGATTTCCTGGCGCTGCTGGTGTAG
- a CDS encoding DUF885 domain-containing protein has translation MKRLVLIGALASSLLAACNQQKQGENGADGDAKAQDLGKLFDAYWEKHNKLFPLDATAQGDNRYNNLLPNDQTHAFRDTLRAYYQSYLDKLNAFDRNTLSENDKTSYDIFQYEMQSQIAGLKLNTWMMPFQQFWGLPISMGQYGSGASIQPFKTTKDYEDWLGRVKGFPVWADSAIANFRKGMATGVVLPKALVVKMIPQMQALVVTDPTKSLFYDPVRNFPKDISADDQKRLTDAYNQAIMANVVPTYQKLGAFLKNEYLPKSRTSTGIAAIPGGKEDYTYYVKYWTTTDKTPEEIYATGQKEVTRIRGEMERVKEQVGFKGDLKAFFEFMKNDKRFMPYKTPQDVLNAFEDIHKRMEPNLKKMFGRVPKTPFEIRQTEAFRAASASAEYNQGAPDGSRPGVFYVPILDAKTFNTTSGMESLFLHEAIPGHHYQISLQQESTDLPKFRRFANYGAMVEGWALYCESLGKELGLYTDPYQYMGALGDEMHRAIRLVVDVGMHTKGMTREQAIKYMMDNEAISEQGATAEIERYMAIPGQALSYKVGALKIRELRNKYEKQLGATDRVKLREKYSHQLNSHFKISSFHDELLKDGAMPLSVLERKMDAWAAGEK, from the coding sequence ATGAAAAGACTGGTCCTCATCGGGGCACTTGCCAGTTCCTTGCTGGCCGCTTGCAATCAGCAGAAGCAAGGAGAAAACGGCGCTGACGGCGACGCAAAGGCCCAAGACCTAGGTAAGCTGTTCGACGCTTACTGGGAAAAGCACAACAAGCTATTCCCGCTCGACGCCACGGCGCAGGGCGACAACCGCTACAACAACCTGCTCCCTAACGACCAGACGCACGCCTTCCGCGATACGCTGCGGGCCTATTACCAAAGCTACCTGGACAAGCTGAACGCCTTCGACCGCAACACCCTATCGGAAAACGACAAGACCAGCTACGACATCTTTCAGTATGAGATGCAAAGCCAAATTGCTGGCTTGAAGCTGAACACCTGGATGATGCCGTTTCAGCAGTTCTGGGGCTTGCCGATTAGCATGGGGCAATACGGCTCAGGCGCAAGCATCCAGCCGTTCAAAACCACCAAAGATTACGAAGATTGGCTAGGTCGGGTGAAAGGATTCCCGGTATGGGCCGACTCCGCCATAGCGAACTTCCGCAAGGGCATGGCCACGGGCGTGGTGCTGCCGAAGGCGCTAGTCGTGAAGATGATTCCGCAGATGCAGGCGTTGGTTGTGACGGACCCGACCAAGAGCCTGTTTTACGACCCGGTGAGGAATTTCCCCAAGGACATTTCGGCCGACGACCAGAAGCGCCTGACGGATGCCTACAATCAGGCCATTATGGCGAACGTGGTGCCGACGTACCAAAAGCTAGGTGCCTTCCTGAAGAACGAATACTTGCCGAAAAGCCGCACCAGCACCGGTATTGCGGCCATTCCAGGCGGTAAGGAAGACTACACGTACTACGTGAAGTACTGGACCACCACCGACAAGACGCCGGAGGAAATCTACGCGACCGGCCAGAAGGAAGTGACGCGCATTCGGGGAGAGATGGAGCGCGTGAAGGAGCAGGTCGGCTTCAAAGGTGATCTAAAAGCGTTCTTCGAGTTCATGAAGAACGATAAGCGCTTCATGCCCTACAAAACGCCGCAGGACGTGCTCAACGCCTTCGAGGACATCCATAAGCGTATGGAGCCGAACTTGAAAAAGATGTTCGGGCGCGTGCCGAAAACGCCGTTTGAGATTCGCCAGACGGAAGCGTTCCGTGCGGCGTCGGCGTCGGCAGAGTACAACCAAGGCGCGCCGGATGGCTCGCGGCCCGGCGTTTTCTACGTACCGATCTTGGATGCCAAGACGTTTAATACCACCTCGGGCATGGAATCGCTGTTCTTGCACGAAGCCATTCCGGGCCACCACTACCAGATTTCGCTGCAACAGGAAAGCACCGATTTGCCCAAGTTCCGCCGCTTTGCCAATTACGGCGCTATGGTGGAAGGCTGGGCTTTGTACTGCGAATCGTTGGGCAAGGAGCTAGGTCTGTACACCGACCCCTATCAGTACATGGGGGCGCTGGGCGACGAAATGCACCGCGCTATTCGCTTGGTAGTCGACGTAGGCATGCACACCAAAGGCATGACGCGCGAGCAAGCCATCAAGTACATGATGGACAACGAAGCCATCAGCGAGCAGGGTGCCACGGCCGAAATCGAGCGCTACATGGCCATTCCAGGGCAGGCGCTTTCCTACAAAGTGGGCGCCCTGAAGATTCGCGAATTGCGCAACAAGTACGAGAAGCAGCTAGGTGCTACCGACCGGGTGAAGTTGCGCGAAAAGTACAGCCATCAGCTGAATAGCCACTTCAAAATCAGTTCTTTCCATGATGAGCTGCTGAAAGATGGCGCCATGCCGCTTTCAGTGCTGGAGCGCAAGATGGACGCCTGGGCGGCAGGGGAGAAGTAG
- a CDS encoding DUF885 domain-containing protein: MKQLYFSALVAAALASPVAAQQTKPAASRAAGFQSVATASGPMATLFDSYSEERGKLFPLNATSQGDNRYNDQLPNDQTRAFRQQQQRFYQQYLTSLQKFDRAKLSADDQVSYDIFQYEMQNRLEGLKLNTWMMPFAQFYSLPNTLGQLGSGTGAQPFKTVKDYEDWLSRVSKFPVWADSAISNFRQGIKTGVVLPRALVLKMVPQLQAQVTADATKSLFYGPITRMPASFSEADKTRLTAAYQQSILTQLVPTYRKLADFLQTEYLPKARTTTGLAAVPSGAEMYRYHVRQMTTTDRTPDAIYQTGLSEVKRIRAEMEAIKNQVSFKGDLPAFFAYLNSEPKFTPYKTPEEVLNAFRAIQAKITPNLPKLFGRTPKSPFEIRQTEAFRAATASAEYNRGTPDGSRPGIFYVPILDATKFNTTSGMESLFAHEAIPGHHYQLSLQQENTGLPKFRRFASYPAFSEGWALYCESLGPELGLYKDPYQKIGALGDEMHRAIRLVVDVGMHAKNMTREEAIKYMMDNEPISEQGATAEIERYMALPGQALAYKTGALKLRELRARYEKQLGTKFSLQAFHDEILAGGSMPLAVLEKRMDAWAARQR, translated from the coding sequence ATGAAGCAACTATACTTCTCAGCCCTGGTAGCCGCTGCGTTAGCTAGCCCTGTTGCGGCGCAGCAAACCAAGCCGGCTGCTTCTAGAGCCGCCGGGTTCCAGTCTGTCGCGACGGCCTCGGGGCCGATGGCGACGCTATTTGATAGCTATTCGGAAGAGCGCGGCAAGCTATTTCCCCTGAACGCCACTAGTCAGGGCGACAACCGCTACAATGATCAGCTGCCCAATGATCAAACGCGCGCGTTCCGGCAACAGCAGCAACGCTTTTACCAGCAGTATCTTACTTCCTTGCAGAAGTTCGACCGGGCCAAGCTGTCGGCCGACGATCAGGTGAGCTACGACATCTTTCAGTACGAGATGCAGAACCGGCTCGAAGGTCTCAAGCTGAATACTTGGATGATGCCCTTTGCCCAGTTTTATAGCTTGCCCAACACGCTTGGGCAGCTAGGGTCCGGCACGGGGGCGCAGCCGTTCAAAACGGTGAAAGACTATGAGGACTGGCTGAGCCGGGTGAGCAAGTTTCCGGTTTGGGCTGATTCGGCCATCAGCAACTTCCGGCAGGGGATAAAGACCGGCGTGGTGCTGCCACGGGCGCTGGTGCTGAAGATGGTGCCGCAATTGCAAGCCCAAGTTACTGCCGACGCTACCAAAAGCTTGTTTTACGGGCCTATTACGCGCATGCCCGCTAGCTTCTCGGAAGCGGACAAAACGCGCCTGACGGCCGCTTACCAGCAGTCCATTCTTACCCAGCTGGTGCCGACTTACCGCAAGCTAGCCGACTTTCTGCAAACCGAATACTTGCCGAAAGCGCGCACCACGACGGGCCTAGCTGCCGTGCCCAGCGGTGCGGAAATGTACCGCTACCATGTGCGCCAGATGACCACCACCGACCGCACGCCGGATGCCATTTACCAAACCGGCCTGAGCGAAGTGAAGCGCATCCGCGCCGAGATGGAAGCCATCAAAAACCAAGTGAGTTTTAAGGGCGACTTGCCGGCTTTTTTTGCCTACCTGAACTCGGAACCAAAGTTTACGCCCTACAAAACGCCGGAAGAAGTGCTGAATGCGTTTCGCGCTATTCAGGCGAAGATTACGCCCAACTTGCCCAAGCTATTTGGCCGCACGCCCAAGTCGCCCTTCGAGATTCGGCAGACCGAAGCCTTCCGGGCCGCCACGGCTTCGGCCGAGTACAACCGCGGCACGCCAGACGGCTCGCGACCAGGCATTTTTTACGTGCCGATTCTGGATGCCACGAAGTTTAACACCACCTCGGGCATGGAATCGTTGTTTGCCCACGAGGCCATTCCGGGGCACCATTACCAGCTGTCGTTGCAACAAGAAAACACTGGCTTGCCGAAGTTCCGGCGCTTTGCTTCTTACCCGGCCTTTAGTGAAGGCTGGGCGCTGTATTGCGAAAGCCTAGGTCCAGAGCTAGGTCTCTACAAGGATCCGTACCAGAAAATTGGGGCGCTGGGCGACGAAATGCACCGTGCTATCCGGCTCGTGGTCGATGTGGGCATGCACGCCAAAAACATGACCCGCGAGGAAGCCATCAAGTACATGATGGACAACGAGCCAATTAGCGAACAAGGCGCTACGGCCGAAATTGAGCGTTATATGGCGCTGCCCGGTCAAGCGTTGGCCTATAAAACGGGCGCTTTGAAACTACGTGAGTTGCGGGCGCGCTACGAAAAGCAGCTAGGTACTAAGTTTAGCTTGCAGGCTTTCCACGACGAAATACTAGCGGGTGGCAGCATGCCGCTGGCGGTACTGGAGAAGCGCATGGACGCCTGGGCCGCCCGGCAGCGGTAG
- a CDS encoding DUF885 domain-containing protein, whose amino-acid sequence MKNTATLLLAVMLLPGSMAVAQTRAAKKTTAAPKAMASAASPVASTPLASLFESYWEEQAKLFPLAATAEGDNRYNDQLPNTQTRTFRQQAQQFYQRYLTDLKKVDRAKLPAEDQVSYDIFRYQLEMDLAGQKQIGWMMPFGQTGGLPQTMAQYGSGNGAQPFKTVRDYDNWLNRVHGFTAWADSAMGNFRKGMAQGVVLPKALVVKMIPQLDALAAADPTKSVFYGPITKLPASLPAADKERLTAAYQRAISTELVPTYQKLSAFLKNEYLPKARVTSGFGDLPGGPEAYRYAVKSSTTTDKTPEEIYQTGLSEVKRLRTEMERVKQEVGFQGDLPAFFAYMKNDPKFRPYKTPQEVLDGFEAIHQRMAPNLKKMFGHVPKTPFEVRQTEAYRAASASAQYNRGSADGSRPGIFYVPILDATQYNVTSLPPMEDVFLHEAIPGHHYQIALQQENTSLPKFRRFGGYSAFSEGWALYCESLGKELGLYTDPYQYVGSLGGEMHRAIRLVVDVGLHARGMTREQAIQYMLDNEVISEQLATAEIERYMVSPGQALSYKTGQLKIREMRARYEKQLGAKFSLKDFHDELLAGGSMPLAVLERKMDAWAAKQK is encoded by the coding sequence ATGAAAAACACTGCTACCCTCCTTCTTGCGGTAATGCTGTTGCCCGGCAGCATGGCCGTGGCGCAGACTCGAGCAGCCAAAAAAACAACTGCGGCGCCTAAGGCTATGGCATCAGCTGCTTCGCCGGTGGCATCGACCCCGCTGGCGTCCTTGTTTGAGTCTTACTGGGAAGAACAGGCCAAGCTGTTTCCCCTCGCGGCCACGGCCGAGGGCGACAACCGCTACAACGACCAACTGCCCAACACGCAAACCCGCACCTTTCGCCAGCAGGCGCAGCAGTTCTACCAGCGCTACCTCACGGATCTGAAGAAAGTTGACCGCGCCAAGCTCCCGGCTGAAGACCAAGTGAGCTACGACATTTTTCGCTACCAGCTAGAAATGGATCTTGCGGGCCAGAAGCAAATCGGCTGGATGATGCCCTTCGGTCAAACCGGCGGCCTGCCGCAAACTATGGCTCAGTACGGCTCCGGCAACGGCGCGCAGCCTTTCAAAACAGTGAGGGACTACGACAACTGGCTTAACCGCGTGCACGGCTTCACGGCATGGGCCGATTCGGCCATGGGCAACTTCCGCAAGGGCATGGCCCAAGGCGTAGTGCTGCCGAAAGCGCTTGTCGTGAAGATGATACCGCAGCTAGACGCCCTAGCTGCGGCCGACCCCACTAAAAGCGTATTCTACGGCCCTATCACCAAGCTGCCTGCTAGCTTACCGGCTGCCGACAAGGAGCGCCTAACCGCAGCCTACCAACGCGCCATCAGCACCGAACTGGTGCCAACTTACCAAAAGCTCAGCGCCTTTCTGAAAAACGAATACTTGCCGAAAGCCCGTGTTACCTCGGGCTTCGGCGACCTGCCCGGCGGGCCGGAAGCGTATCGCTATGCCGTGAAGTCCAGCACCACGACCGACAAAACGCCGGAAGAAATTTATCAGACTGGTTTGAGCGAAGTGAAGCGCCTGCGCACGGAAATGGAGCGGGTGAAGCAGGAAGTGGGTTTTCAGGGCGACCTGCCGGCCTTTTTCGCTTACATGAAAAACGACCCGAAGTTTCGGCCCTACAAAACGCCGCAGGAAGTGCTCGATGGCTTCGAGGCCATTCATCAGCGCATGGCGCCCAACCTCAAGAAGATGTTCGGCCATGTGCCCAAAACCCCGTTTGAAGTGCGCCAGACCGAAGCCTACCGCGCAGCTTCAGCTAGTGCTCAGTACAACCGCGGCTCGGCGGATGGCTCGCGGCCGGGCATTTTCTACGTGCCCATTCTGGATGCTACGCAGTACAACGTGACGTCTTTGCCGCCCATGGAGGACGTATTTTTGCACGAGGCCATTCCTGGGCACCACTACCAGATTGCGTTGCAGCAGGAAAACACCAGCTTGCCCAAATTCCGGCGCTTTGGCGGCTACAGCGCTTTTAGCGAAGGCTGGGCTTTGTATTGCGAGAGCCTAGGGAAGGAGCTAGGTCTGTACACCGACCCTTACCAATACGTGGGCTCGCTGGGCGGCGAAATGCACCGCGCCATCCGCCTGGTGGTAGACGTAGGCCTGCACGCTCGCGGCATGACGCGCGAGCAGGCCATTCAGTACATGTTAGACAACGAGGTTATCAGCGAACAATTGGCCACGGCTGAAATAGAACGCTACATGGTTTCGCCGGGTCAGGCCCTGAGCTACAAAACAGGCCAGCTCAAAATCAGGGAGATGCGCGCCCGCTACGAAAAGCAGTTGGGTGCCAAGTTCAGCCTAAAAGATTTCCACGATGAGTTGCTAGCCGGCGGCTCGATGCCCCTCGCTGTGCTGGAACGCAAGATGGACGCTTGGGCGGCTAAGCAGAAATAA
- a CDS encoding serine hydrolase, producing the protein MFRTYLLNLGLALLTALPVAAQMASPATTPLDVAGVDAVVARTLKEFDVPGIAVAVVKDGQVVMAKGYGVRSLNTKVPVDANTLFGVASNTKAFTAAALGLLVEAGKLRWDDKVTDYIPEFRLYDPYVTAEFTIRDLLTHRSGLGLGVGDLMFFPDSTDFTIKDVIHNLRYFRPVSSFRSKYDYDNNLYLVAGEIVARVSGQPWGDFVEARLLKPLGMTHSAPNYGRLSDLSNVIDGHASFDGKVHVVRRDLGTVGAAAGGLYTSVNELSLWVRMLLGGPGAPAPLLSPAVQREMWTPQTILPVSPAPSPYNTHFAAYGLGFFLRDVRGYKEVWHTGGEVGMVTKVTMLPELHLGIIVLTNQEVGAAFTAVTNHIEDHYLGLTGLDRVQEMVDLTKARRAGADQTMDAVLKQVAVAQKASKKPDYSPYVGSYRDPWLGEVTVYTQGKDLWLKAKRSPRLRGQLLPYRGSTYVVRWRDRSFNADSYAAFMLDEQGNAASIKMKPISPLTDFSYDFQDLDLQRVAANLAH; encoded by the coding sequence ATGTTCCGAACCTACTTACTGAACCTAGGTCTGGCTTTACTGACCGCGCTGCCCGTCGCTGCGCAAATGGCTTCGCCAGCTACAACGCCCCTCGACGTAGCCGGCGTCGATGCGGTCGTGGCGCGCACGCTCAAAGAGTTTGACGTACCAGGTATTGCCGTGGCGGTCGTGAAAGACGGGCAGGTAGTAATGGCGAAGGGCTACGGCGTGCGCTCCTTGAACACGAAGGTGCCGGTAGATGCCAACACGCTTTTTGGGGTGGCTTCCAATACCAAAGCCTTTACGGCCGCAGCCCTAGGTCTGCTGGTGGAAGCGGGCAAACTGCGCTGGGACGATAAGGTGACCGACTACATTCCGGAATTTCGCTTGTACGACCCCTATGTGACGGCCGAGTTCACTATCCGTGATCTGCTTACCCACCGTAGCGGCCTAGGCCTAGGTGTTGGGGACTTGATGTTCTTTCCCGACTCGACCGATTTTACCATTAAAGACGTCATTCATAACCTACGCTACTTCAGGCCGGTGTCGTCGTTTCGCAGCAAATACGACTACGACAACAACCTCTACCTAGTCGCTGGGGAGATAGTCGCGCGCGTATCGGGGCAGCCGTGGGGCGATTTTGTGGAAGCACGCCTACTAAAGCCCTTGGGAATGACGCACAGCGCTCCCAACTATGGTCGCTTATCTGACCTAAGCAATGTGATTGATGGTCACGCTTCCTTCGACGGCAAAGTACACGTGGTGCGCCGCGACTTAGGTACGGTGGGTGCGGCCGCCGGCGGCCTCTACACGAGCGTAAACGAGCTAAGCCTGTGGGTACGGATGCTGCTCGGCGGCCCCGGCGCGCCGGCCCCACTGCTGAGCCCGGCCGTGCAACGGGAGATGTGGACCCCGCAAACCATCTTACCCGTGAGCCCGGCACCTTCGCCTTACAACACGCACTTTGCCGCCTATGGCCTAGGTTTTTTCCTGCGCGACGTACGCGGTTATAAGGAGGTGTGGCACACGGGCGGCGAAGTCGGGATGGTGACCAAAGTGACCATGTTGCCCGAACTGCACCTCGGCATCATCGTGCTGACCAACCAGGAAGTAGGCGCGGCTTTCACCGCCGTTACCAACCACATTGAGGATCATTACCTAGGGCTGACAGGACTGGATCGGGTGCAGGAAATGGTGGACCTCACCAAAGCTCGTCGCGCCGGCGCCGACCAAACCATGGATGCCGTGTTGAAGCAAGTGGCCGTGGCGCAAAAAGCCTCGAAGAAACCCGACTACTCGCCGTATGTTGGCAGCTACCGCGACCCGTGGCTGGGCGAAGTGACGGTGTATACACAAGGCAAAGACTTGTGGCTGAAAGCGAAACGTTCGCCGCGCCTGAGGGGCCAGCTCTTGCCCTACCGCGGTAGTACCTACGTCGTGCGCTGGCGCGACCGAAGCTTCAACGCCGACTCGTACGCCGCCTTCATGCTGGACGAACAAGGCAATGCGGCAAGTATCAAAATGAAGCCGATTTCGCCGCTCACCGATTTCAGCTACGATTTTCAAGACCTAGACTTGCAGCGAGTGGCAGCCAATTTGGCGCACTAG
- a CDS encoding serine hydrolase, which translates to MATPPTTPLDVAAVDAVVTRTLKAFDVPGIAVGVVKDGQVVMAKGYGVRSLNTKVPVDANTLFGIASNTKAFTTAALGLLVDEGKLRWDDKVTDYIPEFRLYDPYVTAEFTIRDLLTHRSGLGLGVGDLMFFPDSTDFTTKDVIHNLRYFRPVSSFRSQYAYDNNLYIVAGDIVTRVAGQPWAEFVEARLLKPLGMTHSATSFSRLPDASNVIDAHAVVDGKAQVVRRDLGTLWAPAACMYSSVTDLSLWAKMLLGGPGAPPSLLSANVQREMWTPQTILPLSPAPTPYNTHFSAYGLGFFLRDVRGYKEVSHTGGEIGMVTKMTLLPELHLGIIVLTNQENGAAFTAVTNAIEDHYLGLTGLDRVQEMVDRRKSSESDADKVLAAVWKQVAVAQKATPKRPDYSAYVGRYHDAWFGDVIIVQQGKDLWLKSQRAHRLVGQLLPYRGSTYVVRWRERSFNADAYAAFTLDEQGRAAGLKMKPISPLTDFSFDFQDLDLQRVALKD; encoded by the coding sequence ATGGCAACCCCGCCCACCACGCCCCTCGACGTAGCCGCCGTGGATGCCGTAGTAACGCGCACCCTAAAGGCATTCGATGTGCCGGGTATCGCAGTGGGCGTAGTGAAGGACGGACAGGTAGTAATGGCCAAAGGCTACGGCGTGCGCTCTTTGAATACGAAGGTGCCGGTAGACGCTAACACCTTGTTCGGCATTGCTTCTAATACCAAGGCCTTCACCACGGCGGCCCTTGGCTTGCTGGTCGATGAGGGTAAGCTGCGTTGGGACGATAAGGTGACGGATTATATTCCTGAGTTTCGCCTGTATGATCCGTACGTGACGGCCGAGTTCACTATCCGTGACCTGCTCACCCACCGCAGCGGCCTCGGCCTAGGGGTCGGTGACTTGATGTTCTTTCCCGACTCGACTGACTTCACCACCAAAGACGTTATTCACAATCTGCGCTACTTCCGGCCCGTATCGTCGTTTCGGAGCCAGTATGCTTACGACAACAACCTTTACATCGTAGCGGGCGATATTGTGACGCGGGTGGCCGGGCAGCCCTGGGCAGAGTTTGTGGAAGCACGCTTGCTGAAGCCACTTGGTATGACGCACAGCGCTACCAGCTTTTCGCGCCTGCCCGATGCCAGTAACGTCATTGATGCTCACGCAGTAGTTGATGGCAAAGCGCAGGTAGTGCGCCGCGACCTAGGTACGCTGTGGGCACCGGCGGCTTGCATGTATTCCAGCGTGACGGATTTGAGTTTGTGGGCCAAAATGTTGCTTGGTGGACCAGGTGCGCCTCCTTCCTTGCTCAGCGCCAACGTGCAGCGCGAAATGTGGACGCCGCAAACCATTCTACCCCTGAGCCCGGCGCCGACGCCCTACAACACGCACTTCTCCGCCTATGGCCTAGGTTTCTTCCTGCGCGATGTGCGGGGCTACAAAGAGGTGTCGCACACGGGCGGCGAAATTGGGATGGTAACGAAGATGACGCTGTTGCCGGAATTGCACCTGGGCATTATCGTGCTGACCAACCAGGAAAACGGCGCGGCTTTTACGGCCGTGACTAATGCCATTGAGGACCACTACCTAGGGCTAACCGGCCTCGATAGAGTGCAGGAAATGGTAGACCGCCGCAAGAGTAGCGAATCGGATGCGGATAAAGTGCTGGCAGCCGTATGGAAACAAGTGGCCGTGGCCCAGAAAGCTACTCCGAAACGCCCCGACTACTCTGCCTACGTGGGGCGCTACCACGATGCGTGGTTTGGGGATGTTATCATCGTGCAACAGGGCAAAGACTTGTGGCTGAAGTCGCAACGGGCGCACCGCTTGGTGGGGCAACTGTTGCCGTACCGCGGCAGCACCTACGTAGTGCGCTGGCGC